A window of the Miscanthus floridulus cultivar M001 chromosome 14, ASM1932011v1, whole genome shotgun sequence genome harbors these coding sequences:
- the LOC136505416 gene encoding uncharacterized protein, whose product MPSLQKALPPELADNVLRLYRECLRRAKYIGHQKHNTELLVTMVRQQFKKNMHETDPEKIQKMKDDAARGLINHILYESEKITGRKFSG is encoded by the exons ATGCCTTCACTCCAGAAAGCCTTGCCTCCAGAACTTGCTGATAATGTGCTTAGG TTATATCGTGAATGCTTACGGAGGGCAAAGTATATTGGGCATCAG AAACACAATACAGAGCTTTTAGTCACCATGGTGAGGCAACAATTCAAGAAAAATATGCATGAAACTGATCCAGAGAAGATACAGAAAATGAAGGATGA TGCTGCAAGGGGCCTTATCAATCATATTCTGTATGAGTCTGAGAAGATTACAGGACGCAAATTTTCAGGTTAA
- the LOC136504967 gene encoding probable boron transporter 2 — MEESFVPLRGIKDDLHGRLACYKQDWTGGFRAGIRILAPTTYIFFASAIPVISFGEQLERNTDGVLTAVQTLASTAVCGIIHSIVGGQPLLILGVAEPTVLMYTFMFNFAKDRPDLGRNLFLAWTGWVCVWTAFLLFLLAILGACSIINRFTRIAGELFGLLIAMLFMQQAIKGLVDEFRTPERENRKALEFVPSWRFANGMFAIVLSFGLLLTALRSRKARSWRYGTGWLRGFIADYGVPLMVLVWTGVSYVPYGNVPKGIPRRLFSPNPWSPGAYDNWTVIKDMTQVPLLYIIGAFIPATMIAVLYYFDHSVASQLAQQKEFNLRKPPSFHYDLLLLGFLTLMCGLIGIPPSNGVIPQSPMHTKSLATLKHQLLRNRLVATARKSMSQNVSLSQLYGSMQDAYQQMQTPLVYQQQSVRRGLNELKDSTVQLASSMGNIDAPVDETVFDIEKEIDDLLPIEVKEQRLSNLLQASMVGGCVAAMPLLKKIPTSVLWGYFAFMAIESLPGNQFWERILLLFTAPSRRYKVLEEYHTTFVETVPFKTIAMFTLFQTSYLLVCFGITWIPIAGVLFPLMIMLLVPVRQYILPKLFKGAHLTDLDAAEYEESPAMPFSLAAQDIDVALGRTQSAEILDNMVTRSRGEIKRLNSPKITSSGGTPVAELKGIRSPSISEKAYSPRVTELRHERSPLGGRSSPRTPSKLGEGSTPK; from the exons ATGGAGGAGAGCTTCGTGCCCTTGCGGGGCATCAAGGACGACCTCCACGGGAGGCTCGCCTGCTACAAGCAGGATTGGACTGGAGGATTCCGTGCCGGTATCAG GATCCTGGCGCCGACCACTTACATATTCTTCGCGTCCGCGATACCGGTGATATCGTTCGGGGAGCAATTGGAGAGGAACACTG ATGGAGTCCTCACAGCAGTGCAGACGTTGGCATCCACTGCCGTGTGCGGCATAATCCACTCCATTGTGGGAGGGCAGCCCCTGTTGATACTGGGAGTTGCCGAACCCACTGTGCTCATGTACACATTCATGTTCAACTTTGCCAAGGACAGGCCCGACCTCGGACGGAATCTGTTCTTGGCCTGGACCGGTTG GGTTTGTGTGTGGACTGCCTTCCTACTGTTCTTGCTGGCCATACTAGGCGCATGCTCCATCATCAACCGGTTCACCCGCATCGCAGGCGAGCTGTTTGGGCTTCTGATTGCTATGCTCTTCATGCAGCAGGCTATCAAG GGACTTGTCGACGAGTTCCGCACTCCTGAGAGGGAAAACCGAAAGGCACTAGAGTTTGTTCCATCATGGCGGTTTGCCAATGGAATGTTTGCAATTGTGTTGTCATTTGGCCTTTTACTCACTGCCCTGAGGAGCAGGAAGGCACGGTCATGGCGCTATGGAACAG GTTGGCTGCGTGGCTTCATCGCGGACTATGGTGTTCCACTGATGGTGCTAGTTTGGACTGGAGTGTCTTACGTACCTTATGGAAATGTACCAAAAGGAATTCCGCGACGCCTTTTCAGCCCTAATCCATGGTCCCCTGGTGCATATGACAATTGGACAGTCATCAAG GATATGACACAAGTTCCACTCCTCTATATCATTGGTGCCTTCATACCAGCAACGATGATTGCTGTTCTCTACTACTTCGATCATAGTGTTGCATCTCAGCTTGCTCAGCAGAAAGAGTTCAATTTGAGGAAACCTCCATCCTTCCACTACGATTTGCTTCTCTTAGGCTTCCTG ACGTTAATGTGTGGCCTTATTGGTATCCCTCCatcaaatggtgtcattccacaATCACCCATGCATACAAAGAGTTTGGCTACTCTCAAGCACCAG CTGCTTCGTAACCGTCTAGTAGCCACTGCACGAAAGAGCATGAGCCAGAATGTGAGCTTGAGCCAACTGTATGGCAGCATGCAGGATGCTTATCAGCAGATGCAGACACCACTGGTTTATCAGCAACAGTCTGTCAGAAGA ggCTTAAATGAGCTCAAGGACTCAACAGTCCAGCTAGCTTCGAGTATGGGTAACATTGATGCACCAGTTGATGAGACAGTCTTTGACATAGAGAAAGAAATTGATGATCTGCTGCCCATCGAGGTCAAGGAGCAGCGCTTGAGCAACTTGCTACAGGCTTCCATGGTGGGGGGTTGTGTCGCTGCTATGCCGCTACTCAAGAAAATCCCTACATCTGTCCTCTGGGGCTATTTTGCCTTCATGGCCATTGAGAGCTTGCCTGGTAACCAGTTTTGGGAGAGGATCTTGCTGCTCTTCACTGCTCCCAGCAGAAGATACAA GGTGCTTGAAGAGTACCACACCACGTTCGTCGAGACAGTGCCATTCAAGACGATAGCCATGTTCACATTGTTCCAGACATCGTACCTGTTGGTCTGCTTTGGAATCACATGGATTCCAATAGCTGGAGTTCTTTTCCCCCTCATGATCATGCTCCTGGTTCCAGTCAGGCAGTACATCCTCCCCAAGCTCTTCAAAGGTGCACATCTAACTGACCTAGATGCAGCTGAATACGAGGAATCACCGGCTATGCCATTCAGCCTTGCTGCG CAAGACATCGATGTCGCATTGGGACGCACCCAGAGTGCAGAAATCCTAGACAACATGGTCACGAGAAGCCGGGGTGAGATCAAACGCCTCAACAGCCCGAAGATCACCAGCTCAGGTGGCACACCTGTGGCAGAACTGAAAGGCATCCGCAGCCCATCCATTTCTGAAAAAGCATACAGCCCTCGTGTCACTGAGCTCCGGCATGAGCGCAGCCCTCTGGGAGGGAGAAGCAGCCCTAGGACGCCATCCAAGTTGGGTGAAGGCTCAACGCCAAAGTGA